In Dryocola sp. LX212, the genomic stretch CTGTGGTTCTTCGGCGTGCACGGTTCGCTGGCGCTGACCGCGCTGGATAACGGCATCATGACCCCATGGGCGCTGGAAAACATCGCAATCTACAACCAGTACGGCTCTGTGCAGGCGGCAATCGACGCTGGCAAACAGTTCCACTTCTGGGCGAAACCTATGCTCGACTCCTACATCCTGCTGGGTGGCTCCGGGGCGACGCTGGGGCTTATCATCGCTATCTTTATCGTTTCACGCCGCGCTGACCATCGTCAGGTGGCTAAGCTGGCGCTGCCTTCCGGCATCTTCCAGATTAACGAGCCTATCCTGTTCGGTCTGCCAATCATCATGAACCCGGTAATGTTCATCCCGTTCGTGCTGATCCAGCCGATTCTTGCGGCCATCACGCTTGCGGCTTACTCCATGGGCATCATCCCGCCGGTGACCAACCTTGCGCCGTGGGTCATGCCAACCGGCCTGGGCGCCTTCTTCAACTCTAACGGCAGCATTGCGGCACTGCTGGTCGCATTGTTCAACCTGGGTATCGCGACGCTGGTCTACATGCCGTTCGTTATCCTGTCGAACAAAGCGCAGGCGGTTATCGAAGAAGAAGAAAGCGAAGAAGATATAGCTAACGCACTGAAATTCTAATCGAGGCGGGGAGCGAATACCTTCCCGCACATACTGATTTAATGGGAAATAAACATGTTTGATTTAGACAATATTGTAGACAAAGAAGACGAAGCGCAGGACCTGGAAGAGGTGGTGATGGACTTAATCATCAACTCGGGGCAGGCCCGCAGCCTGGCCTACGCCGCGCTGAAACAGGCAAAAGCAGGGGACTTTGAGCAGGCAAAAGAGCTGATGGGCAAATCCCGCCTGGCGCTGAATGAAGCGCACCTGGTACAGACCAAACTGATTGAAGGCGACCAGGGCGAAGGTAAAACGAAAGTTAGCCTGGTGCTGGTCCACGCTCAGGATCATCTGATGACCTCGATGCTGGCACGCGAACTCGTGACCGAACTCATTGAGCTTCATGAAAAAATAAAATAACGTAAGGAGTCATAATGCAGACACCGGTACTGAGCATGGAAATCAAAACAGCACGCGAAAATCAGCTTTTCGATGGTCAAAATTTCCATGTTTTTATCTACAACAAAGTAGAAAGCATCTCCGGGCTGCATGAACATGACTACTACGAATTTACCGTGGTGCTGACCGGGCGATATTACCAGGACATTAACG encodes the following:
- the chbA gene encoding PTS N,N'-diacetylchitobiose transporter subunit IIA, with translation MFDLDNIVDKEDEAQDLEEVVMDLIINSGQARSLAYAALKQAKAGDFEQAKELMGKSRLALNEAHLVQTKLIEGDQGEGKTKVSLVLVHAQDHLMTSMLARELVTELIELHEKIK